The DNA window atctttccaggtgaccatgcctccacgtgccagacaacccccagtatggagcaatggcaaggtgctggacctcatcagtgtttggggggaggaagctgtccatacaatacctttgggcagatatgaagggacatgatggaaaggggccatgaccgggacgcacagcagtgcagggttaaagggaaggagctgtggaatgcctactgcaaagcccaCGAGGCAAACCACTGTTCCGGTGCTGCCCCCATGACCTGccgtttttacaaagagctggacgcaatacttgggggcgaccccacctccactccaagtaccaccatggacacctcACAGGtcagtgcaacaaggcaggaggaggaggagctaaGCAGAagcaagggtgctgaggcagaggaagacaccctggaatccctagatgtatgcagccaggagctgttctcaagccaagaggaaggtagccagtcatgGCGGCCGGtgctggggaaggacaaacaccagaggaggttcctggtaagtggcttttattttgggaaggtttcagagtagcagccatgttagtctgtatttgcagaaagaaaaggagtatttgtggcaccttagagactaaccaatttatttgagcataagccttcgtgagctgtgagcttacgaaagcttatgctgaaataaattggttagtctctaaggtgccacaagtactccttttcttattttgggaaggaagtgatttggtgcaggctcttggggtgaggagggttaggtctgcatgcatgcctagatgcggaatagggcttTGATGTGCTTTCTCGCATCGCGGTgattggcctcagtgatctcttcaaaggtctcatccagaacttggacaatgcgcttgtgcaggtttctcgggagagccactgtgatccttgtcccagtaaggctaacttgttcACGTCACTGTGCTGTGAGGGGccgggggaccattgctgcaaaCAGGCAAGCTGCATACGGGCCAGGGCGAAagcgcattgcagtagaagaccctcccttgcttcccaggtcaccctcagcagcgggatatcttccaggatgaactcctgtggaaaatgtggggacagtgttcagtataggggccccctgccatttttggctctccccaaggcacagaaacccagaggacagtacaactgtgaaacaatcagtcacgcttgaacctgtgcttactcaccattttggggctcccgtgggttatgtgtgctcgctttgggacaggcaaattatgctgttgtgtagactgtgcttgcccttaagtacgggggaatcattgctctgtctggtgtgaacaatgttgcctctgttaagtgttgcattttgcctttacagatgcaacgtTGAGATTTCAGCCGTCCATGTTATCAccagccgaaagactccaaagaatcagaaagaggccacgtagaaggaaggaagacatgttgcatgaagtaatgcagcattcaagtaatgaaaatcaaaaagtgcaggagtggtgggatcgtgaaaggaggatccgccagcagaatgaggagcgccggCACAAAAGCgtggtgctccggcagcaaagcacggatcggctgatgagcataatggagcgccaagcggactctatccaggcgctcgtagccatgcaggtggagcactacTGTGCCTGactcccctgcagcccttgtcccaaaactctttcccttgtgtccccatgtcacctccaacccactttccccaacatccgggttcttaccaccaccagctgcctccaacatctgtagtttcaccacccagccctgaaaactatgacccttaccctctgcactcaacccccatcaccctGCAGTACAGccaccctgaagtgcagcactcattgcacagcactccagacaggaaggctgagtatgataacaggacgtACACAAACCTGTGATTGtaccgctccccaccccacccccttgccctttctgtttcctaagcagttgtgtttcttttcagtaaataaattctcttttcaataaatggattttttggctttgaaaaccttctttattattgcataaagtaaaagataccttagccaggaaagaaacaggcactgcaagtcagcatagcaaatacagattcctactaacactGGAACcgctgcacttcactcctgtgtagggcaccagacattactggtggctttcaaccacaaattgctccctcaaggcatccctaagccatgcagccctgctctggcccccTCTATAGCCCTGccctctggctgttcaaattcagcctccggatgttgaacctccaagttcaATGCCTGAGTGaattgttcacccttcccttcacaaatgttatggagggtacagaaCACAGATATAactgcagggatgctgtcattggccagatccagcttcccatacagagagggccagcagccctttaaatggccaaaagcacactccacagtcattctgcgccggctcagcctgttgaactgctccttcctgctgtcaaggctccctgtgaagggtttcatgagccactgCATTAAAGGATAAGCGGGGTCTCCAACGAtgacaatgggcatttcaacttcccctacagtgatcttctggtgtgggaaaaaagtcccggcttgcagcttcctgaacaggccagtgttctgaaagatgcatgcatcatgcacctttccaggccagcctgcgttaatgtcaatgaaatgcccacggtgatccacaagcacctggagaaccatagagaaataccgtttccgattaacgtacttggaggctaggtgggctggtgccagaactggaatatgtgtgccatctattgcccctctgcagttagggaaacccatttgtgcatagccatccacaatgtcatgcatgttacccagagtcacggttgttctgagcaggatgcgattaatggccctgcaaacttgcatcaatacaattccaacggtcgactttcccactccaaactggttagcgaccgattggtagttgtctggagttgccagctttcagattgcaatagccacccgcttctccaccgtcagggcagctcaatctcgtgtccttgtgccacagggtgggggcgagctcctcacacagtcccatgaaagtggcttttctcatccgaaagttctgcagccactgctcgtcatcccagacttgcatgacgatgtgatcccaccactcagtgcttgtttcccgagcccaaaagtggcgttccacagtggtgagcatgtccatgaatgccacaagcaagcTCGTGTtatatgcgttactcgagtcgatatcatcgttggagccctcactgtcactttggatcataaggaataactcgacggCCAaatgtgacgtgctggcgagacttgtcagcatactcctcagcagttcgggctccattcccgcagaccgaaagggaagatagagtgcgcagtacaaaaaatgttgaaagatggtgccaaatgtggacggaggcacagggattgctgggatgcgaactgcTGCATCACAGGGTGTTGGGACAGAATCCAGAATGCCCCGGCCTCTCCACCCCGTTCCCACAAGCTgcagtgccagaatgggaagaggtgctctgtgggatagctgtccATAATACattgctcccaatgccgctgcaagctccgcaaatgtggccacaccagtgcgcttgcagctgtcagtgtggacagactgcagcgctttccctactgcgctctccgaaggtgggtttaactcaaagcgctctacatctgcaagtgtagccatgcccttcaattgtaaggtctttgggggtAGGGACTGCCTATTTGTtctatgtatgtacagcacctaccacaacggggtcctggtccat is part of the Eretmochelys imbricata isolate rEreImb1 chromosome 14, rEreImb1.hap1, whole genome shotgun sequence genome and encodes:
- the LOC144274768 gene encoding uncharacterized protein LOC144274768 — protein: MAAGAGEGQTPEEVPDATLRFQPSMLSPAERLQRIRKRPRRRKEDMLHEVMQHSSNENQKVQEWWDRERRIRQQNEERRHKSVVLRQQSTDRLMSIMERQADSIQALVAMQVEHYCA